GCGAGCGCGCCGTCCGTGCGGCTGGTCCAATAGCACTGCACCACGTCCGCCAGCGCGGGCGACGGCGCGTGCTCACGGTAGACGGGTGGGTGCATTGTGTAGGCGCGCGGATACTGCACCGGATCACGACCTTCGGCGATGACGGGTAAGACCAAATCCAGCCTCCGTCAATTCGTTAGAAAATAGGCGAACGCGGGCTCTCCCGCATTCGCCTTTGTGACTCATATCACGATCACATTACAGCCAGATGGTTGCGTTCCAGCTAACATGCCTCTACCGCGGAGTCGCACCTTTCGGTGATGAGGTGCGGGAAATTCGTTTCTTCAGCCAGTACGCTATTCCGAAAACAGTTGCGGTTATCAGGAGCGCAGCCGCACCGCCCTCTATGAAATCGTCACCCGGAAAGAGTAGCATGAGAAATCCCATGAGCACAAATCCCATAGCCCCCAATGTCACAAGCACACCCGGAACCGTGAGATTGTCCTCCCCTGGGCCGGTAGTTTCAGAAACTATCCTGTCGCCATGAAAGAAGGTGACTTCTGGTAAGCAACCGGAGAGATGATGCTCGACGGTCAGTTTACACATTGAGTTCGGAAACAACGTTTCCTGTCGAATCCGAAGTCGATGTCCATCGGTTGAATCCGACTCCTCGAGCGTCCAGGCCGTGGCAGTAGCATTTGGATCGGTGGGGGTAATCTGGTATCCCACGTATCCGGTTTTCGTCAAAACCTCTAAAACAAGAGCTCTGGCCGAACGCCTACCTGTGTTTCTCCACACAATTTCAGTGAGAGCCGTAGCGAGCCCCTGTTCTGAAAGAATTGCTTCCACCCGCTGTTTATGCGCGGGATCGACCGAGTTCACGAGATCCACCGAATGCGTCGCATATCGAACTTTCGGCCGAAGCAGAAACGCTTTGATCCCCGCAAAGCCTCCTGCACCTGAAACCAAGCCAACGGCGAAAGTAACGATCGCCTGTGCTGTGATATCGGATACGAATTTAACCATAAGCATCGTTCTCGTCCGTCTCAGAAATTATCCGGGCGCGCCGAACTCACGCGCGCGCCGCGCCCTTCCAGATCAGGTAGACGGGGATGCCGGCCAGGATCACGCCGAAGCAGATGAGCGTGATGACCGGGTCGCTGATCAGCGCGTTCAACAGCATTCCCACCGAGGCGAGCAGGAAGACGGCGGGGACGACGGGATAGCCCCAGGTGCGGTACGGGCGCGGGTGGTCGGGGCGGGTGCGGCGCAGGATGTACACGGCGCCCACCGCCAGCGCGTAGAACGGCCAGATGCCCAGGATGAACGCGTCGGCCAGCTGCTCGAAGGTGCGGAAGGAGACGTACGCGATCCCCAGCGCCACCGCCAGCAGGATGGCGGCGTACGGCGTCTTGAACCGCGGATGCACCGCGGCGATCTGCGGGAAGAAGTTGCCGTCGTCGGCCATCGCGTAGAAGATGCGCGGGCCCGTCATCATCGAGCCGTTCAGCGCGCCGAACGCGGAGAGCATCACCATCGCCGCGACGACGGACGAGCCGACGGCGCCGAACACCTTGGTCGCCGTGTCCGCCGCGACCAGCTTCGATCCCACCATCTCCGGCACGGTCAGCACGTACAGGTAGGCGGCGTTCACGGCGATGTAGATGGCCACGATCGCCAGCACGCCGCCGATGATGGCGCGCGGCAGCGTCCGCGCGGGGTCCTTCACCTCGCCGGAGATGAAGGTGAGGTCCGCCCACCCGTCGTACGCCCACATCACCGACACCAGCGCGAGGCCGAAGCCCGCCCACGTGATCGGCTGCCAGTCGATCGGCCCGGCGAGCGCCCCCTGCCCCGGCTCGGCCAGCAGGAACGCGGCGACGGCGAGGCCCGCGATCGCCAGCACCTTGGCGGCGGTGCTGAGGTCCTGCACCGCGGCCGCCCACTTCACCGAGCGGAGATTCGCGAGTCCCAGCAGGAGGATGGCCCCGGCGGCGACGAGCCGCGTCCCCAGGTCGCCGTAGCCGAAGAAGCGGCCGGCGTACTCGGCGAAGAGCACGGCGATGGCGCCCAGCGCGCTGGGGCGGATCACCAGCAGCTCGGTCCAGCCGAAGAGGAAAGCGGGGAGCGGCCCGTAGCCCTCGCGGATGAAGACGTAGATGCCGCCCGAGCGCGGGAACATGGTCGCGAGCTCGGCGATGGCCAGCGCGCCCATCAGCGCCACCAGCGCGCCGACGACCCAGAGCAGCGACATGGCGCCCACGGTGCCCACGCGCGCCGCCACGCCGTTCTCGCCGCCCACGATGCGGAAGATGCCGCTGCCGATGGTGGAGCCGACCAGCACCGCCGCGGCGCTCCACACGCCCAGGCTGCGCGGCAGCCGGTCGGCGCCGGCCTCGCGCGCGGTCTCGGCGCGCTCGGCGGCGGCACGCTGCTGGTCGATGATCGCGGCGTCGCGCGCGAAGGGGAGTTCCGGCATGCTGGGAGCGTGGGGCGCGGGTGGGTCGCAGGATGACGCGGGGATCGGCTCCGAAGCTAATCACGGCGCGGCACGGCGGACAAGCGGGCGCGCTGCGGCCCTCATCCCCCCGACCCCCTTCTCCCAAACTGCGGGAGAAGGGGGAGACCTGACCTCGGGG
The Longimicrobium sp. genome window above contains:
- a CDS encoding amino acid permease, translated to MPELPFARDAAIIDQQRAAAERAETAREAGADRLPRSLGVWSAAAVLVGSTIGSGIFRIVGGENGVAARVGTVGAMSLLWVVGALVALMGALAIAELATMFPRSGGIYVFIREGYGPLPAFLFGWTELLVIRPSALGAIAVLFAEYAGRFFGYGDLGTRLVAAGAILLLGLANLRSVKWAAAVQDLSTAAKVLAIAGLAVAAFLLAEPGQGALAGPIDWQPITWAGFGLALVSVMWAYDGWADLTFISGEVKDPARTLPRAIIGGVLAIVAIYIAVNAAYLYVLTVPEMVGSKLVAADTATKVFGAVGSSVVAAMVMLSAFGALNGSMMTGPRIFYAMADDGNFFPQIAAVHPRFKTPYAAILLAVALGIAYVSFRTFEQLADAFILGIWPFYALAVGAVYILRRTRPDHPRPYRTWGYPVVPAVFLLASVGMLLNALISDPVITLICFGVILAGIPVYLIWKGAARA